Proteins encoded within one genomic window of Alligator mississippiensis isolate rAllMis1 unplaced genomic scaffold, rAllMis1 scaffold_27, whole genome shotgun sequence:
- the LOC132247633 gene encoding centromere protein Q-like, with protein MQAAEHTDENIQSLQDKIRMLRSELEEEENKAKMVFQGSGRGVLNLPELPTNSLEAPILQEEILKIPNQTGVLQNLNTIQRSAEMRNMLSLLKQAYEKVDSL; from the exons ATGCAAGCAGCAGAGCACACAGATGAGAATATTCAGAGTCTGCAGGACAAAATTCGGATGCTCCGGAGTGAGTTAGAGGAAGAGGAAAACAAGGCTAAAATG GTTTTCCAGGGAAGTGGCagaggggtgctcaacctcccagAGCTACCAACGAACAGTCTGGAGGCACCTATTCTGCAg GAGGAGATTTTGAAGATCCCAAACCAGACAGGAGTTTTGCAGAACTTGAATACCATCCAGCGCTCAGCTGAGATGAGGAACATGTTGAGTCTCCTTAAACAGGCCTATGAAAAAGTGGACTCCCTTTGA